From a region of the Candidatus Woesearchaeota archaeon genome:
- the radA gene encoding DNA repair and recombination protein RadA: MKKENRNTEKDKKGEDNMEQKLKDPIQEKPKKEEKTISDLPGVGAATVEKLETGGFPDLMAVAVATPGELIEATGVGEAVAKKMIAASRTMLDMGFSTGFDLFEKRKKVMKITTGSKEVDKLLAGGFETNGITETYGQYGSGKSQLAHILAVRAQLPVGEGGTDSKVVYIDTESTFRPERIVEIAKGLNLDPDEVLKNIKVARAYNSDHQMLLAEKVEDLIKKEGLNVKLVIVDSLTAHFRAEFVGRGTLADRQQKLNKHMHVLSKLADTQNLCVYVTNQVMAKPDQFFGDPTEAIGGHIVGHNSQTRIYLRKGKKGTRVAKLVDSPYLPDGEAGFVITNEGIEDI; the protein is encoded by the coding sequence ATGAAAAAGGAAAATAGAAATACTGAAAAAGATAAAAAAGGTGAGGACAATATGGAACAGAAATTAAAAGATCCTATTCAAGAAAAGCCAAAGAAAGAGGAAAAAACAATTTCAGATTTGCCCGGAGTTGGGGCTGCAACGGTTGAGAAGCTAGAAACAGGGGGCTTTCCTGATTTAATGGCTGTGGCGGTAGCAACTCCCGGAGAACTTATAGAAGCTACGGGCGTAGGAGAGGCTGTAGCCAAAAAAATGATTGCGGCTTCAAGAACAATGCTTGACATGGGATTTTCAACAGGATTCGATTTATTCGAAAAAAGAAAAAAAGTCATGAAGATTACAACAGGCAGTAAAGAAGTTGACAAATTGCTTGCTGGCGGTTTTGAAACCAACGGCATAACAGAAACCTATGGCCAATACGGCTCAGGAAAATCACAGCTAGCACATATTCTAGCTGTAAGGGCACAGCTTCCTGTTGGAGAAGGAGGCACAGACAGCAAGGTTGTATATATCGATACAGAATCGACATTCAGGCCTGAAAGAATTGTCGAAATAGCAAAGGGGCTTAACTTAGACCCTGATGAAGTCCTAAAGAATATAAAAGTCGCAAGGGCTTATAATTCAGACCACCAGATGCTGCTGGCAGAAAAAGTCGAAGACCTTATCAAAAAAGAAGGGCTTAATGTAAAGCTGGTTATAGTTGATTCATTGACAGCCCATTTCAGGGCAGAATTTGTAGGGAGAGGAACATTAGCGGACAGGCAGCAGAAGCTGAATAAGCATATGCATGTTCTGTCTAAATTAGCAGACACGCAGAACCTTTGCGTCTATGTCACAAACCAGGTAATGGCAAAGCCTGACCAGTTTTTTGGGGATCCGACAGAAGCTATTGGCGGGCATATTGTAGGCCATAATTCCCAGACAAGGATATACCTGAGAAAGGGAAAGAAGGGAACAAGGGTAGCTAAGTTGGTTGATTCACCTTACTTGCCCGACGGCGAGGCTGGTTTTGTGATAACTAATGAAGGGATTGAGGATATATAG
- the leuD gene encoding 3-isopropylmalate dehydratase small subunit (catalyzes the isomerization between 2-isopropylmalate and 3-isopropylmalate in leucine biosynthesis), whose protein sequence is MAETLKGNAHVYSRDDINTDEIIPARYLNSDKEEELAEHAMEDLDKEFINKVKGGDFIIAGENFGCGSSREHAIWALRGSGIRAVFAKSFARIFYRNAVNNGFLAIECNYVVKKVKNGNELEINIKKGKIKNLTKKEEYKFAPLPEFTIELMEAGGLLEYIKKK, encoded by the coding sequence ATGGCAGAAACATTAAAAGGAAATGCCCATGTCTACAGCCGTGATGATATCAACACTGATGAAATAATTCCCGCGCGCTATTTGAATAGCGATAAGGAGGAAGAATTAGCTGAGCACGCTATGGAAGACCTTGATAAGGAATTTATCAATAAAGTTAAAGGAGGAGATTTTATCATAGCCGGAGAAAATTTCGGATGTGGAAGTTCCAGGGAGCATGCCATCTGGGCTTTGCGCGGCTCAGGCATAAGGGCAGTATTTGCCAAAAGCTTTGCCAGGATATTTTACAGAAATGCTGTCAACAATGGTTTTCTGGCTATTGAATGTAATTATGTAGTAAAAAAAGTAAAAAACGGAAACGAGTTGGAAATAAACATAAAAAAGGGAAAAATAAAAAATTTAACTAAAAAAGAAGAATACAAATTTGCTCCCTTGCCAGAGTTTACGATTGAGCTAATGGAAGCTGGCGGGCTGTTGGAATATATTAAAAAGAAATGA